Proteins from a genomic interval of Cucumis melo cultivar AY chromosome 7, USDA_Cmelo_AY_1.0, whole genome shotgun sequence:
- the LOC103495744 gene encoding UNC93-like protein 1 translates to MGFQGDEESSAPQVSTKSQFRFNSPLVQVFLIGLVCFCCPGMFNALSGMGGGGQMDTTVADNASTALYTTFAIFGIIGGGIYNILGPRLTLFAGCATYVLYAGSFLYYNHIKDQTFAIIAGAILGMGAGFLWAGEGAIMTSYPPTNRKGTYISIFWSIFNMGGVVGGLIPFILNYHRTTASSVNDGTYIGFMCFMSIGALTSLAILPPSRVVRDDGSRCTNIMYSSVSVEFVEILKLFLNWKMLLIVPAAWSSNFFYTYQFNNVNGVLFNLRTRGFNNVFYWGAQMVGSVGIGYILDFSFKSRKTRGLFGISLVALLGTGIWAGGLANQLRYSRHNVLDKLDFKDSGSDFVGPFFLYFCFGLLDAMFQSMVYWVIGALADDSETLSRYSGFYKGLQSAGAAVAWQIDTHHVSFMSQLVVNWSLTTLSYPLLGVLVFLAVEEDKKPIDETCKEVNSSIY, encoded by the exons ATGGGTTTCCAAGGAGATGAAGAGTCCTCCGCTCCTCAGGTTTCAACAAAATCCCAATTCAGATTTAACTCTCCCCTGGTCCAGGTTTTCTTAATTGGACTGGTTTGCTTTTGCTGCCCTGGTATGTTCAATGCCCTCAGTGGTATGGGAGGTGGAGGCCAAATGGATACAACAGTTGCTGATAACGCTTCCACCGCCCTCTACACCACTTTTGCAATATTCGGCATCATCGGCGGCGGCATATACAACATCCTTGGCCCTCGTCTCACCCTCTTCGCCGGCTGCGCCACTTATGTCCTCTACGCTGGCTCCTTCCTCTATTACAATCACATCAAGGACCAAACCTTCGCTATCATTGCAGGCGCAATTCTTGGTATGGGTGCTGGCTTCCTATGGGCTGGTGAAGGCGCCATCATGACTTCCTATCCGCCCACTAATCGAAAGGGCACCTACATTTCCATCTTTTGGAGTATTTTCAACATGGGTGGTGTTGTTGGTGGTCTTATTCCCTTTATCCTAAACTACCACCGCACCACTGCTTCTTCCGTCAACGATGGAACCTACATTGGATTCATGTGCTTCATGTCCATTGGGGCTCTCACTTCTCTTGCCATTTTGCCCCCCAGTCGTGTGGTTCGTGATGATGGTTCACGATGCACCAATATCATGTACTCTAGCGTATCAGTTGAGTTTGTTGAGATTCTCAAATTGTTCCTTAATTGGAAGATGTTGTTGATTGTTCCTGCTGCTTGGTCTAGCAACTTTTTCTATACCTACCAATTCAATAATGTGAATGGGGTGTTGTTTAATTTGAGGACAAGAGGGTTCAACAATGTTTTCTATTGGGGAGCACAGATGGTGGGTTCGGTTGGAATCGGATACATATTGGATTTCAGTTTTAAGAGTAGGAAGACTAGAGGTTTGTTTGGAATTAGTTTGGTGGCGCTATTGGGTACTGGAATATGGGCAGGTGGCCTGGCTAACCAGCTTAGATACTCTCGCCACAACGTGCTAGACAAGTTGGATTTCAAGGATTCAGGTTCAGATTTTGTTGGGCCTTTCTTCTTGTACTTCTGTTTTGGGCTGTTGGATGCTATGTTTCAGAGCATGGTTTATTGGGTTATTGGAGCCTTGGCTGATGATTCAGAGACTTTGAGCAG GTATAGTGGATTTTATAAAGGATTGCAGAGTGCAGGAGCTGCAGTTGCATGGCAAATTGACACACACCATGTTTCCTTCATGTCTCAGTTGGTTGTGAATTGGTCACTCACAACGCTGAGTTATCCTTTGCTGGGGGTTCTGGTGTTCTTGGCTGTAGAGGAAGACAAGAAGCCTATTGACGAAACTTGTAAGGAGGTTAACTCTTCCATATATTAG
- the LOC103495743 gene encoding UNC93-like protein 1, whose translation MGFEGDEESSSPQISTKSPFRYNSPLVQVLLIGLVCFCCPGMFNALSGMGGGGQLDSTVADNALTALYTTFAIFGIIGGGVYNILGPRFTLFAGCSTYVLYAGSFLYYNHYKDQTFAIIAGAILGVGAGFLWAGEGAIMTSYPPPGRKGTYISIFWSIFNMGGVIGGLIPFVLNYHRTTASSVNDGTYIGFMCFMSIGTLTSLAILPPSRVVRDDGSPCTNIKYSNVSVEFVEILKLFLNWKMLLIVPAAWSSNFFYTYQFNNVNGVLFNLRTRGFNNVFYWGAQMVGSIGIGYILDFSFKSRRTRGLFGVSLVALLGTGIWAGGLANQLRYSRNKVLDKLDFRESGSDFVGPFFLYFCFGLLDAMFQSMVYWVIGALADDSETLSRYSGFYKGVQSAGAAVAWQVDNHHVSFMHQLVVNWSLTTLSYPLLWALVFLAVNDDVHDEKKLIDETPKEVNSSIIT comes from the exons ATGGGTTTCGAAGGAGACGAAGAATCCTCCTCTCCTCAGATTTCAACAAAATCCCCATTTAGATATAACTCTCCCTTGGTCCAAGTTTTGTTAATTGGATTGGTTTGCTTTTGTTGCCCTGGTATGTTCAATGCCCTCAGTGGTATGGGGGGCGGGGGCCAGTTGGATTCTACCGTTGCGGATAACGCTTTAACTGCTCTCTACACCACTTTCGCAATATTCGGCATCATCGGCGGGGGTGTATACAACATCCTTGGCCCTCGTTTCACCCTCTTTGCTGGCTGCTCCACTTATGTCCTTTACGCTGGATCCTTCCTTTATTACAATCACTACAAGGACCAAACCTTCGCTATCATTGCAGGCGCAATTCTTGGAGTGGGTGCTGGCTTTCTCTGGGCAGGTGAAGGCGCCATCATGACTTCCTATCCACCCCCTGGTCGAAAGGGCACTTACATTTCTATCTTTTGGAGTATTTTCAACATGGGTGGTGTTATTGGTGGTCTTATTCCCTTTGTCCTAAACTACCACCGGACCACTGCTTCTTCCGTCAATGATGGTACCTACATTGGCTTCATGTGCTTCATGTCTATAGGGACTCTCACTTCTCTTGCCATTTTGCCCCCCAGTCGTGTGGTTCGCGATGATGGTTCGCCATGCACCAACATCAAGTACTCCAACGTTTCAGTGGAGTTTGTGGAGATTCTCAAGTTGTTCCTTAATTGGAAGATGTTGTTGATTGTTCCGGCTGCATGGTCTAGCAACTTTTTCTATACCTACCAATTCAATAACGTGAATGGGGTGTTGTTTAATTTGAGGACAAGAGGGTTCAACAATGTATTCTATTGGGGAGCACAGATGGTGGGATCAATTGGGATTGGATACATACTGGATTTCAGTTTTAAGAGTAGGAGGACTAGAGGTTTGTTTGGAGTTAGCTTGGTGGCGCTATTGGGTACTGGAATATGGGCAGGTGGATTGGCTAACCAGCTTAGATACTCTCGCAACAAGGTACTAGACAAGTTGGATTTCAGGGAATCGGGTTCTGATTTTGTTGGGccttttttcttgtatttttgtTTTGGGTTGCTGGATGCTATGTTTCAGAGCATGGTTTACTGGGTTATTGGAGCCTTGGCGGATGATTCAGAGACCTTGAGCAG GTATAGTGGATTCTATAAAGGAGTCCAGAGTGCAGGAGCTGCAGTTGCTTGGCAAGTTGACAACCACCATGTGTCCTTCATGCATCAGCTGGTGGTGAATTGGTCACTCACAACACTAAGCTATCCTTTGTTGTGGGCTCTCGTGTTCTTGGCTGTCAATGATGACGTCCATGACGAAAAGAAGCTTATTGACGAAACTCCCAAGGAGGTTAACTCTTCTATTATTACCTAA